In Myxococcales bacterium, one DNA window encodes the following:
- a CDS encoding UDP-glucose/GDP-mannose dehydrogenase family protein, whose product MNICVIGTGYVGLVAGTCFAETGNDVICVDKVEEKIACLKRGEIPIYEPELDVLVERNVKEGRLSFTTDLAAGVVKSDIIFIAVGTPQDEDGAADLTHVLAVAHAIGQAMNGFKIIVDKSTVPVGTADRVREAVRQETTLDFEVVSNPEFMKEGAAINDFLYPDRVVIGTGNQKVMETMGELYAPFVRTGNPIIFMDVRSAEMTKYTANAMLATKISFMNEIANLCDEVGADAMMVRRGVGSDKRIGSQFLFPGVGYGGSCFPKDVRALLRTAADFKQHLQILKSVDEVNERQKLILFEKVKKHYGPDLKGKLFAIWGLSFKPQTDDMREAPAKYLIRALIGAGAKVRAYDPAALKEAAKPYNLKDMIDSGGLTLCQNNYEAVDGADALLVVTEWNEFRRPNLERIKALLRQPVIFDGRNLYTPAILREMGFAYYSIGRDAVK is encoded by the coding sequence ATGAACATTTGCGTCATCGGCACCGGCTACGTCGGCCTGGTGGCCGGCACCTGCTTCGCCGAAACCGGAAACGACGTCATTTGCGTGGACAAGGTCGAGGAAAAAATCGCCTGCCTGAAGCGCGGTGAAATTCCCATTTACGAGCCCGAACTGGATGTCTTGGTCGAGCGCAACGTGAAGGAAGGGCGCTTGAGCTTCACCACGGATCTCGCGGCGGGCGTGGTGAAAAGCGACATCATCTTCATCGCCGTCGGCACGCCCCAGGATGAGGACGGCGCCGCCGATCTCACCCACGTGCTGGCCGTCGCCCATGCCATCGGTCAGGCGATGAACGGCTTTAAAATCATCGTCGACAAATCGACGGTCCCCGTCGGCACCGCCGACCGGGTGCGCGAGGCGGTGCGCCAGGAAACCACGCTGGACTTCGAAGTCGTTTCCAATCCCGAGTTCATGAAAGAAGGCGCGGCGATCAACGACTTTCTGTATCCCGACCGCGTGGTGATCGGCACCGGCAACCAGAAGGTGATGGAAACGATGGGCGAGCTTTACGCGCCGTTCGTCCGCACCGGCAATCCGATCATCTTCATGGACGTACGCAGCGCGGAAATGACCAAGTACACCGCCAACGCGATGCTGGCCACGAAAATCAGCTTCATGAACGAGATCGCCAACCTGTGCGATGAGGTCGGCGCCGACGCGATGATGGTGCGGCGCGGCGTGGGCAGCGACAAGCGCATCGGCTCGCAGTTCCTCTTCCCCGGCGTCGGGTACGGCGGCTCCTGCTTCCCGAAGGACGTCCGGGCTTTGCTGCGCACGGCGGCGGATTTCAAGCAACACCTGCAGATCCTGAAGTCGGTCGACGAGGTCAACGAACGGCAGAAGTTGATCCTGTTCGAGAAGGTCAAGAAGCACTACGGCCCCGATCTGAAGGGAAAGCTGTTCGCGATCTGGGGCCTGTCCTTCAAGCCGCAGACCGACGACATGCGCGAGGCGCCGGCCAAGTACCTCATTCGCGCGTTGATCGGCGCCGGCGCCAAGGTCCGGGCGTACGATCCGGCCGCGCTGAAAGAGGCCGCCAAGCCCTACAACCTCAAAGATATGATCGACAGCGGCGGCCTGACGCTGTGCCAGAACAATTACGAGGCCGTGGACGGCGCCGATGCCCTGCTCGTCGTGACGGAATGGAACGAATTCCGCCGGCCCAACCTGGAACGCATCAAGGCGCTCCTGCGGCAGCCGGTGATCTTCGACGGGCGCAATCTGTACACTCCGGCGATCCTGCGGGAAATGGGCTTCGCCTATTATTCCATCGGGCGGGACGCCGTAAAATAA
- a CDS encoding undecaprenyl-phosphate glucose phosphotransferase: MIGERSKFMGSVQLVADVSVVVGSWLIAYPIRFHLLPLRIQHVPPFSRYAWLAVLALFIWAVVQRWPGRIRVASGLTREILLGLQGHLLAFIAFVVVTFFISEYKPSRLVLAIFLLLSTSGLIGVRVYLDRWQRRRFAKGEGISRCLVVGTGPLAKSLVARLHAHPELGQKVIGFLTDEPGEIASEIDGLPVLAAVENVQSAVQEQRIQRVYVALPMAAHDRLAVVLNNLEEEMTDVNVVVDLLNYVVLRSGVEDFEGLPIVSLKQIPISGWGMVAKRAFDVVFSAAVLVLGSPVFLLIALAIKLSSPGPVFYRQERMGLDGKVFGIWKFRSMRVDAEQQTGAVWATENDPRRTRVGTFLRRTNLDELPQFFNVLQGEMSVVGPRPERPVFIEEFRGRIPKYMLRHMVKAGLTGWAQVNGWRGNTDLRRRIESDLYYVENWSFWLDLRIIWMTVFSRSARKNAY, translated from the coding sequence TTGATCGGCGAACGATCGAAATTCATGGGCAGCGTTCAACTGGTGGCCGACGTATCGGTCGTCGTCGGCTCCTGGCTCATCGCTTACCCGATCCGTTTTCACCTCCTGCCGTTGCGCATCCAGCACGTGCCGCCGTTCAGCCGCTATGCCTGGCTGGCGGTGCTGGCGCTCTTCATCTGGGCGGTGGTGCAGCGTTGGCCGGGGCGGATCCGCGTGGCCAGCGGTCTGACCCGCGAAATTCTGCTCGGACTGCAAGGGCACCTGCTGGCTTTCATCGCCTTCGTGGTGGTGACGTTCTTCATCAGCGAGTACAAACCCAGCCGGCTGGTGTTGGCGATCTTTCTTCTATTGTCCACCTCGGGACTGATCGGCGTGCGCGTTTACCTGGACCGCTGGCAGCGACGGCGTTTCGCGAAGGGCGAAGGCATCAGCCGTTGTCTGGTGGTGGGAACCGGCCCGCTGGCGAAGTCGCTGGTCGCGCGGTTGCACGCGCATCCGGAGCTGGGGCAGAAGGTCATCGGTTTTCTGACCGACGAGCCGGGGGAAATCGCCTCCGAGATCGACGGTCTGCCCGTTCTGGCGGCCGTGGAAAACGTCCAGTCGGCCGTTCAGGAACAGCGGATTCAGCGCGTTTACGTCGCGTTGCCGATGGCCGCGCACGATCGCCTCGCGGTGGTGCTCAACAACCTCGAAGAAGAGATGACCGACGTCAACGTCGTCGTCGACCTGCTGAATTACGTGGTTTTGCGTTCGGGCGTCGAGGATTTCGAGGGCCTGCCGATCGTCAGCCTGAAGCAGATTCCCATTTCCGGCTGGGGGATGGTGGCCAAGCGCGCGTTCGACGTCGTCTTCTCGGCGGCGGTGCTGGTGCTCGGCAGTCCGGTGTTTCTGCTGATCGCGCTGGCGATCAAGCTGTCCAGCCCGGGGCCGGTTTTTTATCGGCAGGAGCGCATGGGACTGGACGGCAAGGTTTTCGGCATCTGGAAATTCCGGTCGATGCGCGTCGACGCCGAGCAGCAGACCGGCGCCGTGTGGGCGACCGAGAATGATCCGCGCCGCACCCGCGTCGGCACGTTTTTGCGGCGCACCAACCTGGACGAGTTGCCGCAGTTCTTCAACGTGTTGCAGGGCGAGATGAGCGTCGTCGGGCCGCGGCCCGAGCGACCGGTGTTCATCGAGGAGTTTCGCGGCCGGATTCCGAAGTATATGCTGCGCCATATGGTCAAAGCCGGCCTGACCGGCTGGGCCCAGGTCAACGGGTGGCGCGGCAATACGGATTTGCGCCGCCGGATTGAATCCGATCTCTATTACGTGGAAAACTGGAGTTTCTGGCTGGACTTGCGCATCATCTGGATGACCGTCTTTTCCAGGTCCGCCCGAAAGAATGCATACTAA